A single window of Halobacillus naozhouensis DNA harbors:
- a CDS encoding acyl-CoA thioesterase, producing the protein MRSNEIDFLINWGDTDMAGIVYYPNYFKWFDIAGHQFFRSCGLSPKKLEEEQGIILPMMDTRCTFKKPLYYDDLMTVVTKAVEVNNKTIKLTHEVYRDGDLTGHGYELRGWVKKYGHGIKAVSIPEEARLLLEADKHTSFKKPQFNA; encoded by the coding sequence ATGCGCAGTAACGAAATCGATTTTTTAATTAATTGGGGCGATACGGATATGGCAGGTATCGTTTATTATCCAAACTATTTTAAGTGGTTTGATATAGCGGGGCACCAATTTTTTCGCAGCTGTGGGTTGTCACCCAAAAAACTTGAAGAAGAACAGGGGATCATCTTACCGATGATGGACACCCGCTGTACCTTTAAGAAGCCGCTTTATTATGATGATTTAATGACCGTCGTCACTAAAGCGGTAGAAGTAAATAATAAAACGATCAAACTAACCCATGAGGTATATCGAGATGGGGACCTAACAGGTCATGGGTACGAGTTGAGAGGATGGGTGAAAAAATACGGTCATGGTATTAAAGCAGTTTCCATCCCAGAAGAGGCCAGACTCTTGCTTGAGGCAGACAAACATACCAGCTTCAAAAAGCCACAGTTTAATGCATAA
- a CDS encoding PaaX family transcriptional regulator: MKPRSLMFTLFGEYVQNYGGEIWVGSLIQMMERFGVSESSVRGAILRMVQKDLMKVRKIGNRSYYSFTPQGINQINEGVKRVYSERNAKWDGQWRILTYSFPEAKRDMRNEIRKELNWTGFGAISNSTWVSPNPIEKQVMELMERHQLGDYMMLFTSSKVMSHDNQEIVNKGWDLQHISDEYDRFIQEHLKIYDYLREKALQNTLTDEESFIERTKIVHEYRKFLFNDPIFPVDLLPENFRGTEARELFWKIHQMISIPAVRCFESLYESAPDREVEPHRERAVNPFNKVYM, encoded by the coding sequence ATGAAACCGAGGTCACTTATGTTTACACTTTTTGGAGAATATGTACAAAATTACGGCGGTGAGATATGGGTAGGAAGCCTTATCCAGATGATGGAACGCTTTGGAGTATCTGAATCGTCAGTTAGAGGAGCCATTTTACGTATGGTTCAAAAAGACCTGATGAAAGTTCGTAAAATTGGTAATCGGAGCTATTATTCGTTTACACCACAAGGAATTAACCAAATTAACGAAGGTGTGAAACGTGTATACAGTGAAAGAAATGCAAAGTGGGACGGACAATGGCGAATCTTGACATATTCTTTCCCTGAAGCAAAACGTGATATGCGTAATGAAATTCGGAAGGAATTGAACTGGACAGGCTTTGGAGCTATTTCCAACAGCACTTGGGTCAGCCCTAACCCTATTGAAAAACAGGTGATGGAACTAATGGAACGCCATCAGCTTGGAGACTATATGATGTTGTTCACTTCTTCTAAAGTAATGTCACATGATAATCAGGAAATTGTTAATAAAGGCTGGGATTTACAGCATATTTCAGATGAGTATGACCGTTTTATCCAAGAACATTTGAAAATATATGATTACTTACGTGAGAAGGCGCTCCAAAATACTTTAACCGATGAGGAAAGCTTTATTGAACGAACGAAAATTGTTCATGAATATCGGAAGTTCTTATTTAATGATCCCATTTTTCCTGTGGATCTGTTGCCTGAGAACTTTAGGGGAACTGAAGCGAGAGAGCTGTTTTGGAAAATCCATCAGATGATCTCCATTCCGGCTGTTCGCTGTTTTGAGTCTTTATATGAATCTGCCCCGGACCGGGAAGTGGAGCCGCATCGTGAGAGAGCCGTCAATCCGTTTAATAAAGTTTATATGTAG
- a CDS encoding enoyl-CoA hydratase-related protein, giving the protein MEKVLFEKQGYLGIITINRPEQLNCFDYETLVQLRETVEQIQMDNEVRAVLITGSGEKSFSAGADLKERRNLSEQEVRRNVRMIRGVFNEIENLAPPTIAAVNGYALGGGLELALVCDFRYASESAVMGLTEVSWAIIPGAGGTQRLARLIGASKAKELILTARRVNADKALELGLVNKVCPAEELMSEAGQLAGEIMRNGPLAVTQAKYAINHGNNSDLNTGLAIEAKAYEMIIPTEDRVEALEAFREKREANFKAR; this is encoded by the coding sequence ATGGAAAAGGTACTTTTTGAAAAGCAAGGATACTTAGGGATCATAACCATTAATCGGCCAGAGCAGTTAAATTGTTTCGATTATGAAACTTTAGTGCAGCTCAGGGAGACTGTAGAACAGATTCAAATGGACAATGAGGTACGGGCTGTACTTATAACCGGATCGGGAGAAAAGTCGTTCAGTGCCGGTGCTGATTTGAAAGAAAGAAGAAATCTTTCTGAGCAGGAAGTCCGGCGTAATGTACGAATGATACGGGGAGTATTTAATGAGATTGAAAACTTAGCCCCGCCGACTATTGCAGCCGTGAATGGCTACGCTTTAGGCGGCGGACTTGAATTAGCACTTGTTTGTGATTTTAGGTATGCTTCGGAAAGCGCTGTCATGGGGTTGACCGAAGTCAGCTGGGCCATAATCCCCGGAGCAGGAGGAACACAAAGGTTAGCCCGGCTGATAGGTGCATCGAAGGCGAAGGAACTTATTTTAACCGCTCGTCGCGTTAATGCCGATAAAGCACTGGAGTTGGGGTTGGTGAATAAAGTTTGCCCGGCTGAAGAGCTAATGTCTGAAGCCGGACAATTGGCTGGGGAAATCATGAGAAATGGTCCGTTAGCTGTTACACAAGCCAAATATGCCATTAATCATGGAAACAATTCAGATCTGAATACTGGATTAGCGATTGAAGCTAAAGCCTATGAAATGATTATTCCGACTGAAGACCGTGTGGAAGCATTAGAGGCTTTTAGGGAAAAAAGAGAAGCCAACTTTAAAGCTCGTTAA
- a CDS encoding MBL fold metallo-hydrolase codes for MNLNKIEGNGYRIGIPVPFPMKYVYCYLLPSDDSYVLIDTGYNYGKAREAWEEVFDQLTVDPLSIRAIYVTHFHPDHSGLAHWMQQKTGAAIYMHASDREMMDRVWGKGTVQTARIEEMMKKHGVPAALSSEIADHMDKMSQQMRPLPDIQELDHDPVFMDSSWQVLHTPGHSDGMFCLYNEQEQKVFSSDLILYPITPNISVWPGASQRPLHDYHLSLQKIKRLPVKTAYTAHGEPIHNVKERIDELIEHHDQRLKQMEELAGGLTAYQIASTVFAHRDLTPHQWRFAMAETIAHLHYLEEEKRTRTWKDHEGTIYNEHIHKTVT; via the coding sequence ATGAATCTCAATAAAATCGAAGGAAATGGGTATCGAATAGGTATTCCAGTCCCGTTTCCGATGAAGTATGTCTACTGTTATCTGCTTCCAAGTGATGATTCCTATGTTTTGATTGATACGGGCTACAATTATGGAAAAGCACGGGAAGCATGGGAGGAAGTGTTTGATCAACTTACTGTTGACCCGCTTTCAATACGGGCTATTTATGTTACTCATTTTCACCCTGACCACTCGGGCCTTGCGCATTGGATGCAGCAAAAGACGGGTGCAGCAATATATATGCACGCAAGTGACCGGGAGATGATGGATCGAGTGTGGGGCAAGGGAACTGTGCAAACTGCCCGCATAGAAGAAATGATGAAAAAACACGGTGTTCCTGCTGCACTTAGCAGCGAGATTGCTGATCATATGGATAAAATGTCGCAGCAGATGAGACCCTTGCCTGACATTCAAGAGCTCGATCATGATCCGGTCTTTATGGACTCGTCATGGCAAGTTCTTCATACTCCTGGCCATAGTGACGGTATGTTCTGCCTTTATAACGAACAGGAACAAAAGGTGTTCTCATCTGATCTGATCTTGTATCCAATCACACCAAACATTAGCGTGTGGCCGGGCGCGAGTCAACGACCGCTTCACGATTATCATTTGTCTTTGCAGAAAATAAAGAGATTGCCAGTGAAAACAGCCTATACCGCTCACGGAGAGCCCATCCACAATGTGAAGGAGCGAATCGATGAGCTTATTGAACATCATGATCAACGACTTAAACAGATGGAAGAACTGGCGGGTGGGCTGACGGCTTATCAGATTGCTTCAACTGTTTTTGCGCATCGGGATTTAACACCGCACCAATGGCGGTTTGCAATGGCTGAGACGATTGCTCATCTGCATTATTTAGAAGAAGAGAAGCGGACAAGAACTTGGAAAGATCATGAAGGAACAATCTATAACGAACATATCCATAAAACGGTTACTTAA
- a CDS encoding Phenylacetic acid catabolic protein — MSQAEVLMEKVQKGFMVERLEDMDEDYKKALMQTLTIVGDTELLSVPPLLTVYNDAPDLNYKITALAVMQDELGHAHIAYRLLEALGEDVDELLYERSPNRWKNPYAFDFPLNNWIELGVFNGLFDRAGYTLLGDAFEHTSYGPWKRALVKVDKEELFHLRNGEIIMKKGMKNPETAKQVQEAADWMFMMGLEFFGVSDSHKSRSAQIDYRIKGSKNDELRQKWMSTAVPFCESIGVDVPAHYDEEQEKYVVDVPFPCKFDLENRKWLHDEPDTWSGMIERFKKRGPQNEEFVQRIQKGVKELEKMRQEEAS, encoded by the coding sequence ATGAGCCAGGCGGAAGTTTTAATGGAAAAAGTTCAAAAGGGGTTTATGGTCGAACGATTGGAAGACATGGATGAGGACTATAAAAAAGCATTGATGCAAACCCTCACCATAGTTGGGGATACAGAATTGCTCAGCGTGCCGCCGCTGCTGACGGTGTACAACGATGCACCAGATCTAAATTATAAAATTACTGCCCTCGCCGTTATGCAGGATGAATTAGGGCATGCACATATTGCATACCGGCTGTTGGAAGCTCTGGGAGAAGATGTAGATGAACTGCTTTATGAACGTTCTCCAAATCGATGGAAAAACCCTTATGCATTTGACTTTCCATTAAATAATTGGATTGAACTTGGAGTTTTTAACGGTTTGTTTGACAGGGCTGGATATACCCTTTTGGGGGATGCTTTCGAACATACTTCATATGGACCATGGAAACGAGCCCTGGTCAAGGTAGATAAAGAAGAATTGTTCCACTTACGTAATGGCGAAATCATTATGAAAAAAGGAATGAAGAATCCGGAAACAGCCAAACAAGTCCAAGAAGCTGCCGACTGGATGTTTATGATGGGGCTCGAGTTTTTCGGTGTATCAGATTCACATAAGAGCCGCTCGGCACAAATTGATTACCGAATAAAAGGAAGTAAGAATGATGAGTTACGTCAAAAATGGATGTCTACCGCAGTTCCATTCTGTGAATCTATTGGAGTAGATGTACCGGCACATTATGACGAAGAGCAAGAAAAATATGTAGTAGATGTTCCGTTCCCATGCAAGTTTGATCTCGAGAATCGCAAATGGTTACATGATGAACCTGACACATGGTCGGGAATGATCGAAAGATTTAAGAAACGTGGTCCTCAAAACGAAGAGTTTGTGCAGCGAATTCAAAAAGGTGTGAAGGAATTAGAAAAAATGCGCCAGGAGGAGGCTTCGTAA
- a CDS encoding metal-sulfur cluster assembly factor gives MSVIHQSAEQYWEALKEVMDPEFPISVVDMGLIRNIAQLEEGVIKVTMTYTSTGCACMVWIESDIKERLLSEEEVKEVEIEVQWDPAWTVHDMTEEGRSKMQNWGVRS, from the coding sequence ATGAGTGTTATTCATCAGTCAGCCGAACAATATTGGGAAGCTTTAAAGGAAGTTATGGATCCTGAGTTTCCTATAAGCGTAGTAGATATGGGGTTAATTCGAAATATTGCACAGCTAGAGGAAGGTGTCATCAAAGTGACGATGACGTATACATCCACGGGCTGTGCTTGTATGGTCTGGATTGAAAGCGATATCAAAGAGCGTTTACTTTCGGAGGAAGAAGTAAAAGAGGTGGAGATTGAAGTTCAATGGGATCCTGCCTGGACAGTCCATGACATGACTGAGGAAGGCAGAAGTAAAATGCAGAATTGGGGAGTGAGGTCATGA
- a CDS encoding Phenylacetic acid catabolic protein: MTEEQINELVSLAETIADNKFIMGEQLVEIGVSGPNLEASLASISMAQGELGHARLLYRWSYEVQGLRAGKLDVKEQTGKAFDQIVNASNWVELIAGLYVNNVAIDLIMQELIKNKGKDLNAQFSKMANELNEHITYSKNWCKQLINDKGSIPRRVQVDLEKAYESASTWIKEIEENTHLKEAGAVDESSNLGKSFEPTINEVLGERSVTHA, encoded by the coding sequence ATGACAGAAGAACAAATTAATGAACTAGTAAGTTTGGCTGAAACTATTGCTGATAACAAGTTCATTATGGGAGAACAGCTGGTAGAAATTGGCGTCAGTGGGCCTAATCTCGAAGCCTCGCTTGCATCTATATCCATGGCTCAGGGCGAACTTGGTCATGCGCGTCTATTATATCGATGGTCGTATGAAGTTCAGGGTCTACGGGCTGGAAAATTAGATGTAAAGGAACAAACGGGAAAAGCCTTCGATCAAATCGTAAATGCTTCGAACTGGGTAGAGCTTATCGCTGGCTTATACGTAAATAATGTGGCTATTGATTTAATCATGCAGGAACTAATAAAGAATAAAGGAAAAGATTTAAATGCTCAATTCAGTAAGATGGCGAATGAACTTAACGAACATATTACCTATTCAAAGAATTGGTGCAAACAACTGATCAATGATAAAGGTTCTATACCGAGGAGAGTACAAGTTGATTTGGAGAAAGCCTACGAATCGGCAAGTACATGGATAAAAGAAATTGAAGAAAACACTCATTTGAAAGAAGCGGGTGCTGTTGACGAATCTAGTAATCTAGGAAAATCATTTGAACCGACCATTAACGAGGTACTTGGTGAAAGGTCCGTTACTCATGCCTGA
- a CDS encoding 3-hydroxyacyl-CoA dehydrogenase NAD-binding domain-containing protein: MEGVNKVAVIGSGTMGAGIAQVAIQNGYSSILYDIDQQQLAKAKAQVFKRLERLVEKGRILDEESIQAKEKLMVTTDLKSLEKVDLVIEAAPEKLDIKKSIFHQLNDICSPETLFATNTSSLSITEIAGYIQDPSRLAGFHFFNPAPLMPLVEIVQGISTNQDTINRLKDFAEKIHKYPVVCQDTPGFIVNRVARPFYNEALRIMNDQVASVEQIDRIMKKAGGFKMGPFELQDLIGIDINLATTRTVYSSFYGENRFRPHYYQERMVQAGRLGRKTEGGFYDYASAEH, encoded by the coding sequence ATGGAAGGTGTCAATAAAGTAGCTGTCATTGGATCAGGAACTATGGGAGCAGGGATTGCCCAGGTTGCCATTCAGAATGGTTATTCTTCTATTCTCTATGATATTGATCAACAACAATTAGCAAAGGCTAAAGCACAAGTATTTAAACGTTTGGAGCGGTTGGTTGAAAAAGGCAGGATTCTGGACGAAGAGTCTATTCAGGCTAAGGAGAAGTTGATGGTAACTACTGATTTAAAAAGCCTTGAAAAGGTAGATTTAGTTATAGAAGCTGCTCCTGAAAAATTGGACATCAAAAAATCAATTTTTCACCAGTTAAACGATATCTGTTCACCTGAAACCCTTTTTGCCACCAATACTTCATCCTTATCGATTACAGAAATAGCGGGATACATCCAAGACCCATCGAGGCTGGCTGGATTTCATTTTTTTAACCCGGCACCACTCATGCCGCTAGTTGAAATCGTCCAGGGAATATCCACCAATCAAGATACAATCAACAGATTAAAGGATTTTGCAGAAAAGATTCATAAATATCCAGTGGTTTGTCAAGACACTCCGGGATTTATCGTCAATCGAGTCGCCAGGCCGTTTTATAATGAAGCATTAAGGATCATGAATGATCAAGTAGCAAGTGTCGAGCAAATAGACCGAATTATGAAAAAGGCCGGCGGTTTTAAAATGGGACCGTTTGAACTGCAGGATTTAATTGGTATTGATATTAATTTAGCCACTACCAGAACCGTATACAGTAGTTTCTATGGAGAAAATCGCTTTCGACCGCACTATTATCAGGAGCGGATGGTCCAGGCCGGCCGGCTTGGTCGTAAAACAGAGGGAGGGTTTTATGATTATGCCTCAGCTGAACATTAG
- a CDS encoding 3-hydroxyacyl-CoA dehydrogenase family protein, producing MIMPQLNISIIGRNQAAESIFTLLKHNYFESASLNNDSQLAHAELIIETENLERHEKINNLKRIDGLGSQGATILSSTLQWTATEVASWLTHPERLVGFGAFADVGQSQLIEIAPGLQTEPQHLQLAKDQLKLMGKEIEMVEDEAGLVYPRILSLIINEAIFALAEGTASAEDIDNAMKKGTNYPDGPLEWAEKVGIDNVYAVLNGLYRQLGEERYRPASLLRKLVYAGWTGRASGKGLYYYEQQRLNHSSNYQNV from the coding sequence ATGATTATGCCTCAGCTGAACATTAGTATTATTGGCAGAAACCAAGCGGCGGAGTCGATCTTTACCCTTTTGAAGCATAATTACTTTGAAAGCGCTTCCCTGAATAATGACAGCCAGCTTGCCCATGCCGAACTGATTATTGAAACGGAGAATTTGGAACGCCATGAGAAAATCAATAATCTTAAGAGGATTGATGGGCTGGGATCCCAAGGAGCTACTATATTATCGTCTACTTTGCAGTGGACCGCAACTGAAGTAGCCTCCTGGCTGACTCATCCAGAAAGATTAGTTGGTTTTGGCGCTTTTGCTGATGTGGGTCAATCTCAGTTGATAGAAATAGCACCTGGTTTGCAAACTGAACCTCAACACCTTCAATTGGCCAAGGATCAATTGAAGCTAATGGGGAAGGAAATCGAGATGGTGGAAGATGAGGCGGGCCTCGTCTATCCCCGTATACTCAGCTTAATCATTAATGAGGCTATTTTTGCCTTAGCTGAGGGAACAGCAAGTGCGGAGGATATCGATAACGCGATGAAGAAAGGCACCAACTATCCTGATGGTCCATTAGAGTGGGCGGAAAAGGTTGGGATTGACAATGTTTATGCTGTATTAAACGGACTTTATCGTCAACTCGGCGAGGAGAGGTACCGGCCTGCATCGTTATTACGCAAATTAGTTTATGCCGGCTGGACGGGAAGAGCTTCGGGTAAAGGGTTGTACTACTATGAACAGCAAAGGTTAAACCATTCAAGTAATTACCAAAATGTCTAA
- a CDS encoding aldehyde dehydrogenase family protein — translation MATGTTEVKVEKDTYQLLINGAYTDGLSGNYFETYNPATGESIAKVAKASKEDVDLAVESARNAFTSGKWPKQGPAKRARLLNKIASIMRERFNELVEVEVLNSGKTVAAAQGQVSQAIEDFEFYAGAISTFGGATNPMVPNGFFNYTEKVPVGVCAQIIPWNYPLMMAAWKLAPALAAGCTIVLKPASYTPITAFMLADICHEAGLPDGVLNVITGSGSEIGPYLTEHPDVDKVAFTGETDTGKDIMARASETLKRVTLELGGKSPSIVCEDCDLEGAVDGSLFGIFYNTGQSCEARSRVFIHESIYDQFVDRFIEKAKRIKVGDPFNKTTHMGALISESHEKTVDDYVKLAQEEGGEVLYGGKRPEGEAYQNGHWYMPTIIGNVSNDMRIAQEEVFGPVVVLMKYTDEKEVLQRANDSIFGLGSAVWTKDHGKAHRLASGLRAGIVMVNNPISAFPGAPFGGFKQSGFGRELGAETLDLYSETKSVVSYVGKKPLNILGVE, via the coding sequence ATGGCTACAGGTACCACTGAAGTAAAGGTAGAAAAAGATACTTATCAATTGTTAATCAATGGGGCATACACTGATGGCCTTAGCGGCAACTATTTTGAAACTTACAATCCTGCAACTGGAGAGTCAATTGCTAAAGTAGCAAAAGCTTCAAAAGAAGATGTAGATCTTGCGGTGGAGTCAGCAAGAAATGCATTTACTTCTGGAAAATGGCCAAAGCAAGGACCAGCAAAGCGAGCACGTCTGTTAAATAAAATTGCCTCTATTATGCGTGAGCGCTTTAACGAACTGGTAGAAGTAGAGGTATTGAATAGTGGTAAAACGGTAGCAGCAGCCCAGGGCCAAGTCAGTCAGGCGATTGAGGACTTTGAATTTTATGCAGGGGCGATTTCCACTTTTGGCGGGGCTACCAATCCCATGGTACCGAATGGATTTTTCAACTATACAGAGAAAGTGCCAGTAGGAGTTTGTGCTCAAATTATTCCTTGGAATTATCCATTGATGATGGCTGCCTGGAAACTTGCACCTGCTTTAGCAGCAGGGTGTACGATCGTTTTGAAACCGGCAAGCTATACACCAATTACAGCCTTCATGCTTGCAGATATTTGTCATGAAGCTGGACTTCCAGATGGAGTATTAAATGTTATTACCGGCAGTGGATCCGAAATCGGTCCTTACTTAACGGAACATCCTGACGTTGACAAAGTGGCATTCACAGGTGAAACAGATACGGGCAAGGATATTATGGCGAGAGCTTCTGAAACGCTGAAACGTGTCACGTTAGAACTTGGCGGCAAATCTCCAAGCATCGTTTGTGAAGATTGTGACCTGGAAGGCGCGGTTGACGGATCCCTGTTTGGTATCTTTTATAACACAGGACAATCATGTGAGGCGCGTTCAAGAGTGTTTATCCATGAATCGATTTATGATCAGTTTGTCGATCGTTTTATAGAAAAGGCAAAGAGAATTAAGGTGGGAGATCCGTTTAATAAAACGACGCACATGGGGGCGCTAATCTCCGAAAGTCATGAAAAGACCGTAGATGATTACGTTAAGTTAGCACAGGAAGAAGGAGGAGAAGTTCTTTACGGCGGAAAAAGACCTGAAGGAGAAGCCTATCAAAATGGGCACTGGTATATGCCGACCATCATTGGAAATGTAAGCAATGACATGCGGATTGCTCAGGAAGAAGTGTTTGGACCCGTTGTTGTATTAATGAAATATACGGACGAAAAAGAAGTGCTTCAACGAGCGAATGACTCAATCTTTGGGCTTGGCTCCGCAGTATGGACAAAGGATCATGGCAAAGCCCATCGTCTTGCCTCTGGTTTGCGCGCAGGTATCGTGATGGTAAACAATCCGATCTCTGCTTTTCCAGGAGCTCCGTTTGGCGGGTTTAAGCAATCCGGTTTTGGCCGTGAATTAGGGGCTGAAACATTGGATCTGTACTCTGAAACGAAGAGTGTTGTTTCTTATGTAGGGAAAAAACCACTTAATATATTAGGTGTTGAATAA
- a CDS encoding enoyl-CoA hydratase/isomerase family protein, with the protein MTTATENKLTVTKNNGIAEVHIHVNKSNSYNLDFYRELNAAIDEIRFDNDIKVAVLMSDMPKFFSAGADVSFLKSAEPKFKTQFCLFCNETLDKIARSPQIWIACLEGHTVGGGLEMALACDLRFMGDAAGKIGLPEISLGVLAGTGGTQRLARQVGHSKALDMNITGDTISPQEALDIQLVDKVYPQEETREKTLAYAEKVASQATYAASNIKLSIMNGKEMPLNAAIRYEGELQNLLFRSEDAQEGLSAFLEKREADWSGK; encoded by the coding sequence ATGACAACAGCAACTGAAAACAAATTGACGGTAACAAAGAACAATGGGATTGCAGAAGTCCACATTCACGTGAACAAGTCTAACTCTTACAATTTGGATTTTTACCGCGAATTGAATGCAGCGATTGATGAGATCCGCTTCGATAATGACATTAAGGTCGCCGTGCTCATGAGTGACATGCCGAAGTTTTTCTCAGCCGGGGCGGATGTTTCGTTCCTGAAATCCGCTGAACCGAAATTCAAAACACAGTTTTGCCTGTTCTGTAATGAAACCTTAGATAAAATCGCACGTTCACCGCAAATCTGGATAGCTTGTTTAGAAGGCCATACCGTAGGAGGCGGCCTTGAAATGGCGCTTGCCTGCGACCTTCGTTTTATGGGCGATGCCGCAGGGAAAATCGGACTCCCGGAAATCAGTCTTGGTGTGTTAGCCGGGACAGGCGGAACGCAGCGTCTGGCTCGTCAAGTTGGTCATTCTAAAGCACTGGATATGAATATTACCGGGGATACGATTTCCCCGCAAGAAGCGCTGGACATCCAACTCGTGGACAAAGTGTATCCACAAGAGGAAACACGTGAAAAGACGTTAGCTTATGCCGAGAAAGTGGCCAGCCAAGCGACATATGCTGCTTCTAACATTAAGCTATCCATCATGAATGGGAAGGAAATGCCGTTGAACGCAGCGATCCGTTACGAAGGGGAATTGCAGAATCTGTTGTTCCGTTCCGAAGATGCTCAGGAAGGCTTGAGTGCTTTCTTAGAAAAACGCGAGGCTGACTGGAGCGGAAAATAA
- a CDS encoding benzoate-CoA ligase family protein, whose translation MLQSVDTLRGIKDSYNAAVRFVDDNVKNGNQNKIAIACGEDELTYQQLSHQMNQFGNALLDIGLEIENRILLSLPDSPEFVVSFFGSVKIGAVPIPVNTNLQPHDYEYFLNHSRAKVFVVYEELWEELKAYKDRFPFLKHVIIVSDKGSSIEELNFHTFIAKASHQLDESYPTTSEDSAFWLYSSGSTGTPKGVIHRQRSMESAYYNYAVNILNIQSDDIAFSASKLYFAYGLGNGMYFPFGSGATAILLKDKPTPEKVFETIEEKKPTIFFGVPTLYGAMINYVEKIGRIPDLSSVRVCVSAGEALPASYVKKWRELFNVDILDGIGSTEALHIFLSNQSGQVQPGSTGKIVPGYNAKIVNEDGQTLCANEVGDLVIKGDSIASGYWCNLTENYHKFKGEWMYTGDKYYQDDDGYFWYCGRSDDMLKVGGIWVSPIEIESTLLQHEDVLEVAVVGETNTANLVHPKAYVILKELEKASGELAESLKLYVKDQLAPYKYPREIEFIEELPKTATGKIQRFKLKT comes from the coding sequence ATGTTACAGTCGGTTGATACATTGAGAGGAATAAAGGATTCTTATAATGCTGCTGTCCGTTTTGTTGACGATAATGTGAAGAATGGTAATCAAAATAAGATAGCCATCGCGTGTGGGGAAGATGAACTGACTTATCAGCAACTGTCACATCAGATGAATCAGTTCGGAAATGCTTTATTAGATATTGGCTTAGAAATAGAGAACCGAATCTTACTATCTCTTCCTGATTCTCCTGAATTTGTGGTTTCATTTTTCGGATCGGTAAAAATCGGTGCCGTACCTATTCCTGTTAATACAAACCTTCAGCCCCATGATTATGAGTATTTTTTAAACCACAGCCGTGCGAAAGTATTTGTTGTGTATGAAGAACTGTGGGAAGAGTTAAAAGCATACAAGGATCGTTTCCCTTTTCTGAAGCATGTCATTATTGTATCGGACAAGGGATCATCCATAGAGGAATTAAACTTCCACACTTTTATAGCAAAAGCCTCTCATCAACTAGATGAGTCCTATCCAACTACCTCTGAAGATTCAGCATTTTGGCTATATAGCTCGGGAAGCACTGGAACTCCAAAGGGGGTCATACATCGGCAGCGAAGTATGGAATCAGCATACTATAATTACGCTGTAAATATTTTGAATATTCAATCAGATGACATTGCCTTTTCTGCGTCGAAACTATATTTTGCGTACGGATTGGGCAACGGTATGTATTTTCCGTTTGGATCCGGAGCGACAGCTATATTACTTAAAGATAAGCCTACACCTGAAAAGGTTTTCGAGACGATCGAAGAGAAAAAACCGACTATATTTTTCGGTGTTCCTACACTCTATGGAGCAATGATTAATTACGTGGAAAAAATAGGGCGCATTCCTGACCTGTCCAGCGTACGTGTTTGTGTGTCTGCAGGAGAAGCATTGCCTGCCTCCTACGTCAAAAAATGGAGAGAACTGTTTAACGTTGATATTTTAGACGGCATTGGTTCAACTGAAGCCCTCCATATTTTCCTTTCTAACCAAAGCGGACAAGTTCAGCCAGGAAGTACGGGGAAAATTGTTCCCGGGTACAATGCTAAAATTGTCAATGAAGATGGACAAACACTATGTGCAAATGAAGTTGGCGATTTAGTTATTAAAGGTGACAGCATTGCTTCGGGTTATTGGTGCAACCTCACTGAGAATTACCATAAGTTCAAAGGGGAGTGGATGTATACAGGAGACAAGTACTATCAGGATGACGATGGCTACTTCTGGTACTGTGGCCGCTCCGATGACATGCTTAAAGTAGGGGGGATTTGGGTTTCTCCGATTGAAATTGAATCAACTCTCTTGCAGCACGAGGATGTGTTAGAGGTGGCAGTTGTCGGAGAAACGAATACAGCTAATCTAGTTCATCCTAAGGCTTATGTCATTTTAAAAGAACTTGAAAAGGCAAGCGGTGAATTAGCGGAATCACTAAAATTGTATGTGAAGGATCAGTTGGCGCCTTATAAATATCCACGAGAAATCGAGTTTATTGAAGAACTTCCGAAAACAGCAACAGGGAAAATACAACGATTTAAATTAAAAACATAG